A single Carnobacterium inhibens subsp. inhibens DSM 13024 DNA region contains:
- a CDS encoding DsbA family protein has protein sequence MFSTMHTKNESTYNEMLEIYLFINPIDPNCLNSEKEVLQFIEKSTSKIRVNFIPVHNLSTINNYLSTNNLPKNDLAFRNDVCSMTYDICLYYSAATMQGKKKGRNFLLELQHALIEEKQFFSEKLVLEAAKKAKLDIPMFLEDKDLEFTKSSFEADQKIAREMNAYNTPSCVLFSDQHKEHGLLIDEGITVELLQALHNPNPMIVEARNQMIAKEGIRAINKASFQVL, from the coding sequence ATGTTCTCAACTATGCATACTAAAAATGAATCTACTTATAATGAAATGCTTGAAATTTATTTGTTTATTAACCCAATTGACCCTAACTGTTTGAACTCTGAAAAAGAAGTTTTACAATTCATTGAAAAATCTACTAGTAAAATTCGTGTTAACTTTATTCCTGTTCATAATTTAAGTACGATTAATAACTATCTTTCTACCAATAACTTGCCAAAAAATGATTTAGCTTTTCGTAATGATGTTTGCTCAATGACTTATGATATTTGTCTTTATTATTCAGCTGCAACTATGCAAGGAAAGAAAAAAGGTCGCAACTTTCTATTAGAATTGCAACATGCACTTATTGAAGAAAAACAGTTTTTCTCAGAAAAACTTGTTTTAGAAGCAGCTAAAAAAGCTAAATTAGACATTCCTATGTTCCTTGAAGATAAAGACTTAGAATTCACAAAAAGTTCTTTTGAAGCAGATCAAAAAATTGCCCGTGAAATGAATGCTTATAATACTCCTTCTTGTGTGCTATTCAGTGATCAACACAAAGAACATGGTTTATTAATTGATGAAGGAATTACAGTTGAATTACTTCAAGCGCTACACAATCCAAATCCAATGATTGTTGAAGCTAGAAACCAAATGATTGCCAAAGAAGGTATTCGTGCCATTAATAAAGCTTCTTTCCAAGTCCTTTAG
- a CDS encoding GTP pyrophosphokinase has protein sequence MDQNWEEFLTPYNQAVEELKVKLKGMRKEFSKGNLHIPIEFVTGRVKPVNSIIEKAALRNIPLDKLEIEMQDIAGLRIMCQFVEDIHEVVRLLRNRNDMKIIEERDYITNKKESGYRSYHIVFEYPVQLINGEKRILGEIQVRTLAMNFWATIEHSLNYKYQGEFPDAINVRLKRAAEAAFQLDEEMSQIREEIQEAQHLFSNSKRATVEKTQKD, from the coding sequence ATGGATCAAAATTGGGAAGAATTTTTAACACCTTATAATCAAGCAGTTGAAGAATTAAAAGTAAAATTAAAAGGTATGCGCAAGGAATTTAGTAAAGGTAATTTACATATTCCAATTGAATTTGTTACTGGAAGAGTAAAACCAGTTAATAGTATTATTGAAAAAGCTGCACTACGAAATATCCCTCTCGATAAATTAGAAATAGAAATGCAAGACATAGCCGGATTAAGGATTATGTGTCAATTTGTAGAGGATATTCACGAAGTAGTTAGACTTTTAAGAAATAGAAACGATATGAAAATTATTGAAGAACGAGACTATATAACGAACAAAAAGGAAAGTGGTTACCGGTCTTATCATATTGTATTCGAATATCCGGTCCAACTTATTAATGGGGAAAAAAGGATTCTTGGTGAAATACAAGTACGTACTTTAGCTATGAACTTTTGGGCAACGATTGAACATTCATTGAACTATAAGTATCAAGGTGAATTTCCAGATGCCATTAATGTTCGTTTAAAACGAGCAGCAGAAGCCGCTTTTCAATTAGATGAAGAAATGTCACAAATTAGAGAAGAAATACAAGAGGCGCAGCATTTATTTTCTAATAGTAAGAGAGCGACGGTCGAGAAAACGCAAAAAGACTGA
- a CDS encoding NAD kinase: protein MRIAVVNNNVEQSLKLAEQFRILCLQNNLLLDDKNPDVVVTIGGDGTLLSAFHRYAHMLDQVRFVGVHTGHLGFYTDWRDYELEDLVISLLHDEGESVSYPLLDVKVTYQGQKESSHFLSLNESTMKRIDGTMVCDVFIKDELFERFRGDGMCISTPTGSTGYNKSVGGAVIHPRLEALQLTEIAPINNRVFRILGSPLIVARDEWIRIKPLTTEGFVLTIDQLTSSEKNITELNYCIAKERIHFARYRHTHFWSRVEDAFIGAKKNYEV, encoded by the coding sequence TTGAGAATAGCTGTAGTTAATAACAACGTAGAGCAATCTTTAAAATTGGCCGAACAGTTTCGAATACTGTGTTTGCAAAATAATCTTTTGCTAGATGATAAAAACCCAGATGTCGTTGTAACAATCGGTGGAGATGGAACCTTGTTATCTGCTTTTCATAGATATGCCCACATGCTGGATCAAGTACGATTTGTAGGAGTCCATACAGGCCATTTAGGTTTTTATACTGATTGGCGAGATTATGAATTAGAAGATTTAGTCATAAGTTTGCTTCATGATGAAGGTGAAAGTGTAAGTTATCCTTTACTTGATGTTAAAGTAACTTATCAAGGACAAAAAGAGTCTTCTCATTTTTTGTCTTTGAATGAATCTACGATGAAACGTATAGATGGAACGATGGTTTGTGATGTCTTCATAAAAGATGAGTTATTTGAACGGTTTAGGGGTGATGGAATGTGTATCTCAACACCTACAGGTTCAACAGGGTACAATAAGTCTGTAGGAGGTGCGGTCATTCATCCTAGATTAGAAGCTCTGCAATTAACCGAAATTGCGCCCATTAATAATCGCGTTTTTCGCATTTTAGGCTCACCGTTGATCGTAGCACGAGATGAGTGGATTAGAATTAAACCACTTACAACAGAAGGATTTGTTTTAACAATTGATCAATTGACGTCTTCTGAGAAAAATATTACAGAATTAAATTATTGCATTGCGAAAGAACGCATTCACTTTGCTCGATACAGACATACTCATTTCTGGAGTCGGGTTGAAGATGCTTTTATTGGAGCGAAAAAAAATTATGAAGTTTAG